CCGGGTCATCCTGGCATCCGAGGCGAGCGCAGGCCCCCACCAGGTCGCTGAGATCGGGCACGCGGTGGGTTTGGAGAATGTCGTGTGCAGTCTCGACTTGCGGGAACGATTGGTCGTGTGGGGTACTCCGACGATTCCATGGCGTAGTCCCGACGACGCCCTCGCGTCCCTGGGTGACAGTGGGATCCGATCCGTGATCATCCTGGAGATGGACCGGATTGGCGCGGAGACAGGTGTGGACAGCCACTTTTTGGCTCCGTTGATCCGGCGATACCCGGAGATGGAGATCATGATTGGGGGTGGGGTGCGGGACGTCCAGGACCTGCTCATCCTTCAGGACATCGGGGCGGCGGGCGCCCTGGTGGCGACCGCCATCCACCGGGGAACGCTCTCGAGGGACGACTTGGCATTGCTTTCGGGCGGGGCCTCCCATGGCCCGGCTCAGGCAGGATCCTAATGCCGCACCAACTATTTCTCACTAACACATGTATCTCTGGTGCGGCACTTCCGCTAGGGGGGCAGGCCCCCCTTCGGCGCTCGGCGCTTGCCTCGCTGAGCACCCCCCAGGCGTAAGGGAGCCTCTCCCCTACAACCCCTCAGTGCCCCTGGCGGAAGCTCGCGGCGTAAAGAAAGAATGAGTTGGAGGGGCACTAGTAGCGCTCTTCGTAGACCGCAGCTTGGCCAAACGATTCCTCGACTCCCACACGGATGACGTCGAGATGGGCGGTCCGGAACCGTCGGTTGACCTCTTGCTTGAATTCCTTGCAAATATAGTGGGCGAGCAGTTCCGCGGAGGTGTTGCGGATAGGGAGGAGGACCACATCCGCAACGGGAAAGCAATAGCGGAAATTGCGGTATCGCGCCTCGATCGACCCCTCGACCTCATCGATCTTGAGGTGGGGGTTGTCCTTGGGCAGCAGCACTCGATGGTCCAGACGATCACAGATCGTCTTCAGGATCGGTTTGATCGCGAGGAAGTCCAACACGTAATCGTTTTCCTCGAGGGTTCCCGAAAGCTCGATCCATGCCCGGTAGTTGTGTCCGTGGACCCGCTCACACGCTCCATCGTGGAAGAGCAGGAAGTGCGCTGCGGCAAAGGTAAAGTTTTCTTTTTCCACCCGGATACTGAACTGCCCCATGGGGTGCTTACCCTCCGTGATGTGGTCTCGGGGGACCCACAGTTCTGGGCAACGATAACACACGTGTTTTGCCCGGGTCAAGACAAGGGGTGGGCGGGGGGTTGCGGATGAGGATTCTTATTACCGGCGTGAGTGCCAGAGCGATAGCCGAATCTGCCTACCGGGCCGGATGGGCCGAAAAAGTCTTAACTGTTGACTACTTCGGCGACTTGGATCTGAAGCGATTGTGCGAGAACTACTCCCTGCGGCGGGACGGGCGCTCTCGCTATAGCGTGGCCCGTCTGCTCACAACCTGTGATCGATTCCGGTGGGATGCGGTTGTCTATACCGCCAATCTGGAGAACTATCCGAGCGCCGTCGAAAGGCTGGCGGCGGCGGGGCGACTCTTGGGGAATGGCCCGCGGACACTGGCTGAAGTCCGGGATCCGAAAAAATTTCTGAATTGCCTCGAGCACGCTGGTGTCACCATCCCTCGGACGGCGCTTTCGTCTCAGGCGCCCGCCCTTTCCGGAGTGGTCCTTGAGAAACCCCGGAAGGGAGGAGGAGGCCACGGGATCGCGATGGTGTCATCCGGGGTGGGCAAGAGGCGTGGTGCCTACCTGCAGGAGTACGTTCGCGGCCTCCCCTGTAGCGTTGCGTTTGTTGCCGATGGTCAGCGGGCCACTCTCTTAGGTGTCTCGCAACAACTGATTGGTGATGCCGCCTTCGGTGCGGGAGGATTCCGATACTGCGGCAACCTTCTCGGCAAAGGACTACCCGGCTTGCCCAAGTTCGATCGTCTGGTAGGCCACCTTGAGGCGATCCTCGGTCATCTCACCTCGGCCTTTCACCTGGTAGGGGTCAACGGGATGGACTTCATCCTGCAGGGGAGTGAGGTCTATCCTCTGGAACTGAACCCGCGGTACACCGCATCGATGGAGCTCGTCGAGGTGGCTTATGGACTCAACATCTTCTCCACCCACATCTCAGCGTGCGACGGCGTCCTCCCCCTGTTCGACCTCCGACGCGCGCCAGAGGGCTACTGGGGCAAAGGCATCCTCTTTGCGGAGCGGGACGCGATCACCCCGGCGACCGACGACTGGTGGGAGCGCGGCATCCGTGATACCCCCTTTCCGGGAGAGCGTATTCGAGCCGGCAGCCCGATCTGTACGATCCTCGGCAGCGGGGCCGACCGGGAGACCTGCTATCGGGATCTCCTGAAGCGGGCCGAGGAGCTTCAACGAGAGATCTACGCGTAACTGTGGCCATTCATCCATCTTGCTCCCCTTAAGAGATACCTCGCCAGGCGTGGTGAGGGGCAAGGAAAATATTGGTTTCGAGGGCGTCCGTGACGCGCTTGACCGTATCTCTCTCCCTGTGATATACGTATGCACTTTCTCGTCCCGGCAAAGAATGGGCTCGGGTTTTCCCTGGCGTAGGACTGCCCCGAGAAGAGACCAGATGTGAAGGGGTGGCTCATTATCCTGGTGGTTTTCCTCCTTCTGGTCCCCGGCCCGGCCTGGGGGCAGGAGGAAGAGCCAGTCGTCCTGGAGGAGATCCAGGTGACGGCAGGCCGGGAGGAGGAAAGCACTTTTGAGGTCTCGACCGGCGTGACTGTCGTCGGTCCCAAGGAGGTCGAGCGCAGGGCTCCCGAGGTTCTCCCCGATCTCTTGCGAGGGGAAGAGGGAGTCTATGTCCAGCAGACTACGCCGGGCCAAGGAAGTCCGATCATCCGGGGCCTCGTGGGCTCATCAGTCCTCCACCTGGTTGATGGGATGCGCCTGAACAACGCGTTCTTCCGCAATGCCCCCAATCAGTACTTGGCGCTAGTCGATGCGTACAATGTAAAGCGAGTCGAGGTAGTGCGAGGACCCGCATCTACACTATACGGCAGCGATGCGATGGGGGGTGTGGTACAGGTTATTACCCCGATTCCCCGGTTCGAGGGCGTGGAGTGGCAGCTCGATGGGAGGGTGCTTGGACAGTTCGCCAGCGCTGATCTGTCCGGGCTGGCCAGGCTTTCGCTCGAGGCGGGGAAGGAGGGGATCGGTTTTAGCGGCGGCTTCACCTACCGGGATGTAAACGACCGCAGGGTGGGGGGTGGAGACGTGGTACCGTTTTCGGATTACACGGCCTATGCTGGCAACGCGAAGGTCCTCTTCGCCCCGGCCGAAAATCAGGAGGTGCTCTTCAACTTTCAGTTCCTGGAGCAGCCAAAGACCCCCCGCACCGATGAACTGGTGCCAGGATTCGGCCAAACTCAGCCAAGCTCTGCGGTCTTCTTCTTCGAGCCGAACAATCGGTTGTTTCTCCAAGGGAGGTACCGGATCCTTCAGCCCCTCTCTTTCGTCGACGTCGTTGAAGTGAACGCAGCATATCAGGAGATCAACGACGACCGAAGACAACGTAATTTCGGGAGCCCGGACGAGATCCGGGAAGAGAACAGCAGCGAGCTCAAGGGGGTGACACTGCAGGCAAGCTCCCATTGGGGGGAGTGGATGAACTTCACCTACGGGGGGGAGGCATACTTCGATAAAATCAACAGCAGCCGGATCAAGACTGACATTCAAACCGGCGCGACTGAAGTCGACCAGCCCCGGTTCCCTGACGGTTCCACCATGAACAGCTTCGGGTTTTACATACTGGATGAGATCCGGATCGTCCCGTCGCTGGTCGTCACCGTGGGAGGGCGGTTTAGCCACTTCGACA
Above is a window of Candidatus Methylomirabilota bacterium DNA encoding:
- a CDS encoding HisA/HisF-related TIM barrel protein, giving the protein MRLIPVLDIRRGIAVHAQRGDRKRYGPVHSCLTSSADPLVLLEKLHAALGCDEVYVADLDALEQTGDNLNLLTALATRVGELQLLVDAGVRSTADARRLLDINVARVILASEASAGPHQVAEIGHAVGLENVVCSLDLRERLVVWGTPTIPWRSPDDALASLGDSGIRSVIILEMDRIGAETGVDSHFLAPLIRRYPEMEIMIGGGVRDVQDLLILQDIGAAGALVATAIHRGTLSRDDLALLSGGASHGPAQAGS
- a CDS encoding 6-carboxytetrahydropterin synthase encodes the protein MGQFSIRVEKENFTFAAAHFLLFHDGACERVHGHNYRAWIELSGTLEENDYVLDFLAIKPILKTICDRLDHRVLLPKDNPHLKIDEVEGSIEARYRNFRYCFPVADVVLLPIRNTSAELLAHYICKEFKQEVNRRFRTAHLDVIRVGVEESFGQAAVYEERY
- a CDS encoding ATP-grasp domain-containing protein, producing MRILITGVSARAIAESAYRAGWAEKVLTVDYFGDLDLKRLCENYSLRRDGRSRYSVARLLTTCDRFRWDAVVYTANLENYPSAVERLAAAGRLLGNGPRTLAEVRDPKKFLNCLEHAGVTIPRTALSSQAPALSGVVLEKPRKGGGGHGIAMVSSGVGKRRGAYLQEYVRGLPCSVAFVADGQRATLLGVSQQLIGDAAFGAGGFRYCGNLLGKGLPGLPKFDRLVGHLEAILGHLTSAFHLVGVNGMDFILQGSEVYPLELNPRYTASMELVEVAYGLNIFSTHISACDGVLPLFDLRRAPEGYWGKGILFAERDAITPATDDWWERGIRDTPFPGERIRAGSPICTILGSGADRETCYRDLLKRAEELQREIYA
- a CDS encoding TonB-dependent receptor; protein product: MKGWLIILVVFLLLVPGPAWGQEEEPVVLEEIQVTAGREEESTFEVSTGVTVVGPKEVERRAPEVLPDLLRGEEGVYVQQTTPGQGSPIIRGLVGSSVLHLVDGMRLNNAFFRNAPNQYLALVDAYNVKRVEVVRGPASTLYGSDAMGGVVQVITPIPRFEGVEWQLDGRVLGQFASADLSGLARLSLEAGKEGIGFSGGFTYRDVNDRRVGGGDVVPFSDYTAYAGNAKVLFAPAENQEVLFNFQFLEQPKTPRTDELVPGFGQTQPSSAVFFFEPNNRLFLQGRYRILQPLSFVDVVEVNAAYQEINDDRRQRNFGSPDEIREENSSELKGVTLQASSHWGEWMNFTYGGEAYFDKINSSRIKTDIQTGATEVDQPRFPDGSTMNSFGFYILDEIRIVPSLVVTVGGRFSHFDTDLPATNGGPSTSQSFNDVTGSIGLTYALTPEVKLVTNVGRGFRAPNVFDLGTFGARPGNRFNRPNPDLDPEKIVTVDWGVKVQTSRFQGEAFGYYSDFTDKIESVPTGDPPIDGRIVVKNRNLNRVILWGAEVGARFQVREDLELSGNLTYTWAEEEFPNGSEFPADRIPPLNGRVALLYWARPTLWVEPFVRFAARQDRLSPRDIADPRIDPNGTPGWATINVKLGWDAHPNLGVRFALENITDANYREHGSGIDAPGINAILSVEGRF